In Caldalkalibacillus salinus, the genomic window TGATATATACAGGATTAACGCTCTGGTGTCAACGGTTAAAATCAAGCAGCTCGATATCAGTTGAAAGAGCGTGGTTGTCTTCTGCTTTTAAAGGTAAGCCTTTCTATTAGGTAAGCATTTCTATTGTGGATAAATGCTAATTATGTAAAAATAGTAGAGTTAGCTAATCGGAAAGGTGTTTGATCATACATGCTTCAAAACCCAACAGGAAAAGAGCGTCTGGGATTAGCGTTACTCCTCGGGATGCTGGCCGTGTTAGGGCCGCTTAACATTGATATGTATCTACCAAGCTTTCTAGACATAGCGGAGGATTTTGGGGCGCGTGCCTCGCAGGTCCAACTGAGTTTAACGGCCTGTCTACTCGGGCTCGCTGTCGGTCAGGTATTTATTGGACCTATCAGTGATGCTCAAGGTAGACGGAAGCCTCTGCTCATCTCTATATCCCTATTTGCCTTATCTTCCATTCTCTGTGCTGTAGCGCCGAATATCACCACGTTGATCTTGGCCCGTTTTTTACAGGGGTTTACAGCTTCAGCTGGTATTGTCCTTTCTCGTGCCGTCGTACGTGATGTGTTTAGCGGGAGAGCATTAACGAAATTCTTTGCGCTGTTAATGGTCATCAATGCCGTGGCACCATTGGCAGCCCCGGTCGCAGGAGGCGCCATTCTGGCACTACCGTTCGCAAGCTGGCACACGATCTTTTATTTTCTCGGTTTTCTCGGTGTGTTAATCGTTTTGGTCGTGGCCACGCGCCTACAGGAAACCTTACCGCCGGAAAAAAGGATTCCCAGTACCATAGGGGAAACGATTCGTACTATGGGAAGCTTACTGAAAGACCGTTCTTTTATCGGTTACGCTTTGACGGTCGGATTTATTCACGGGGGAAGCTTTGCCTATGTAGCAGGTACACCTTTTGTGTATCAAGATATTTATGGTGTGTCCCCACAAGTGTTTAGTGTGTTGTTCGGCATTAACGGTATCGCCATTATCACGGGAAGTTTTATCATTGGGCGTTTTGGGGGCATTATACATGAACGCAGCTTACTTCGAGCAGCTGTCATGATCGCTGTAAGTGCGACGTCACTGTTGCTCTTCATGACTATTATAGAGGGGCCATTGGCGATGCTGGTCATTCCTATTTTTATATACATGACGTCGATGGGCATGATTTTGACAAGTTCGTTCACGTTGGCGATGCAAAACCAAGCTCATCGTGCAGGTAGTGCGAGTGCTGTATTAGGCACGTTCCCATTACTCTTGGGTTCTATCGTTGCACCCCTCGTCGGTATTAATGAGGCGTCAGCCATCCCGATGGGAGCCACGTTATTTTTGACAGCTTCCATAGGGGCTATCGCTTTCTTTAAGTTAACAAAGCAAGTCCAAGTCCAAACAGACGAACCATAAATGCATCATTTAAGGAAGGGCGAAAATCCCTTCCTTTTTTGTTGTTATGGGTTACAATATATGTTGCTCATAAATGCCGTAAAGGGGATGCGCTATTTGACGTAGAACCTCATTTTAAAGCATTATAATGGATATCGAATCGCCATGCGCATACGAAAGTATAGAAGGTATACAGATATTATTCGATGAAAACTTCAAAAAAAAATTCAGACAAGACTAACACAGGGGGGCCAAAAAAGTGCAGCATCACTACCATCAATTATTGCAGCAGCAAAAACAATACTTCCATAATGGCCATACAAAAGAGGTTACGTTTAGAATAAGGCAACTCAAAAATTTAAAAAAAGCGCTCCAACAGAATGAAAAAGCGATCATGAAGGCCCTCCGTCAAGACCTTAATAAGTCCGAATTTGAAGCGTATCTGACAGAGGTCGGATTCCTGTATAAAGAAATTAACGAGGCCATTAAGAACGTTAAAAACTGGTCCAAACCGCATAAAGTGAAAACCACTCTCACGCATATGGGGGCAAAAGGGGTCATCTATCCTGAACCCTACGGCGTATCACTCATCATTTCACCTTGGAATTACCCTGTTAACCTGACGATTGCACCACTTATCGGTGCCATCTCAGCAGGGTGTTGTGCCATCGTCAAGCCGTCCGAACAGACTCCTCATACCTCACATGCTCTTACACAGATCATAAACAACACATTCGACCCTGAATATATTGTCGCCGTTGAAGGTGCAGTGCAGACGAGCGAGGCGCTATTGGAGCTCAACTTTGATCATATCTTTTTTACAGGTAGCGAAGCCGTTGGTAAAATTGTCATGGAAAAAGCGGCTCAACACTTAACCCCTGTCACCCTTGAACTAGGGGGAAAAAGCCCCACGGTTGTACACCACGATGCACAACTCGATATGGCCGCTAAGCGTCTAGCTTGGGGAAAATGGACTAACGCTGGTCAAACGTGTGTGGCGCCGGATTATCTTATCGTTCATCAGCAGGTGAAGGCACCTTTATTAAAAGCACTCGTGCATCATATACAAGCCTTGTACGGTACAAATGTACTGGAGAACGAAGATTACCCGATGATTGTAAACGACCAACATGTTGAGCGGTTGTCTCACTACTTAGGTGAAGGAGATATTTATTATGGGGGAGAGATGGACAAGGAGAAACGCGTCATTGGACCGACGATCATTGAAAATGTATCCTGGGACTCAAGTGTGATGCGGGATGAAATTTTCGGTCCCATTTTACCCGTATTCGTGTATGAACATGAACAAGACGTCATAGAGATGATCAGGAAGCGCCCTCATCCATTAGCGTTATACTTGTTTACAGAGAGCGACAGTATGGTGCAGTACATTAACAGTCAGTTTCAATTCGGGGGTGGGTGTGTCAATGATGTTCTTTACCATTTGGGGACGTCTCAGTTGCCATTCGGTGGTGTGGGATCTAGTGGAATGGGGGCCTACCACGGAAAGCATAGTTTTGACGCCTTCACTCACCACAAAAGCCTATTGCACCAATCCACTAAGTTTGATATTCCTTTGCGTTATGGTCAGATGAAAGCCGCCTTAAATATACTTAAGAAATTGATAAAATAATATAGTGGGGAGCGTTTGTAGTAAGGAGGACATGCGTATGACAAATCCGGTGTTCACACCAATAAACTCTCTGAGACGAGGTAATCCAACTCAACGAGATGCTTATAAGGTATTGGAAAGTTTAGGCGTCATGCACGACTTTGCTACATATAACCCTATCCTATGTGGCACCATTCCAATTGGTATCAACGTAGATACATCAGACTTAGACATTATTATGGAAGTTCCTAAACATCAGTTTCAGGTCTTCGAAGAAAAATTACTCGAATATTATGCAGATAAAGAAGACTTTACGATCAAGAGGACCACGATCAGGGGACAATCTGTTATTAAAGCCAACTTCTGTTACCATGGGTTTGATTTTGAGCTTTTTGGTCAACCACAACCCGTTCAGCAACAGTATGCTTACTTACATATGGTTATTGAGCATCATATACTAAAGGAAGCACCAGAGTTGAAAAGTCAGATTATTAATCTTAAAAAGCAGGGGCTTAAAACAGAACCCGCTTTTTGTCAGGTCCTTGGACTAAGAGGAGACCCTTATGAAAGACTCATAGAGTATGGTAGGCAAAGAGGAATGATATAGGAACATACAGAGCTTTTTGAACCTCTCTATCTTAAGAGTGGCGTCTCCCTCCTGCGCTACTCGAGCTATGCTCAAAGGTTGCTTCGGAGGGGATCGCCACTTGTCAACATGAATCCGGTCATGTGCTCAATAAAATGATAGACCGAGGTGACAGCCTAACACTGTCATCTTATTTTGTATCTCCAAAGAGGTCTATTAAAAGTTGACAAAATTCTAGGAATATATTGAATTATGGCTGTATTATTGTATACTTGTATTACAACTTTTAAAGCGCTTACAAGTGTGAGTGCAGGCTAAAATGTAAAGGGGGAATTTTGATGTTGCTGACTAAGAAAAAAGGTAGCTATATCCTGATTTGTTTATTAATTCTGTCTCTGATGGCTGCATGCGGATCTGGTGAAACGGGTGGCAGTGGGGGTAACCAATTCATTACCATTGCCACAGCAACCACAGGGGGAACCTACTACCCGATTGGGGTCGGAATGGGTAATCTCTGGTCTGAGATGTTAGAGGAAGAAGGAATTAAAGCAACGGGGCAATCTTCTGCAGGTTCTGTTGAGAATATCGATCTTTTACGTAATGGGGAAGCAGAATTTGCCATTCTACAAGGGCTTATAGGCGCTCAAGCTTACACTGGTACGGGTAACTTTGAGGGAAATGCGTATGATGGATTACGTACGGTTTCTATGCTCTGGCCGAATGTTGAGCATTTTGTATTAATGGAAAGTGCGATTGAGACGGGAACGATCGCTGATATTGAGGGGGCTTCCTTCTCAGTCGGACCACAAGCCAGTGGTACCGAACAGTCCACACTCGTGATAATGGAAGCGCTAGGCTTAACGAAGGATGATATTAGTCCAGAGTATTTGGGTTATGATGATACGATCTCTGCTATGCGTGATGGACGTCTTGAAGGAGGATCATTACCAGCGGGTACACCTGTTGCGGCTATTACTGATATGTACGCAAGTGGTGTGGATGCATCCGTATTAAATGTGACAGATGAACAGATTGAAGCGGTAAATAATATCTATGATACCTGGTATAGATTCGATATACCAAGTGGTACATACCCAGGTGTAGAGGAAGAAATCCATACGATTGCTCAACCCAATTTACTTGCCGTCTCAGGGGACCTCGATGAAGAAACCGTGTATTTGTTGACAAAAACATTATATGAAAATCTTGATTATATCTACGAGGTTCATAATTCAGCCAAAAACATGACATTGGAAACAGCTTTAGACGGTTTACCCGCACCGCTACACATTGGTGCTTATAACTACTTCTCTGATCAAGGCCTAGATATACCAGACGAACTGGTACCGCCTGAAGCGGAGTAGTCAATAAGAGGGGATGGACAAGCGATGGCTTATCCATCTCCATCTTTATGCGCGATAACGATTTTGCTTGTTGAGAGGAGGTCACGATGATGAATAGTCAGAGAGATGGCGCTCAGGCTGACGTGCAGTTAGACAAAGAAGCGGGAGGGGGCATGCGTCACCTCACGGGTAAGCAGGGACATATGTTGGCTTTCATGGCTGTCGCATTATCAGTCTTCTCTATCTATGTCAATGCGTTTACGAACATTCAGGAGATTTATCGTAACGCTGCTTTCCTAGGTATGCTGTTCATGCTCACCTTTCTGCTTTATCCAGCAACCAAGAGAGGGTCAAGAGATAAGTTTAACATCTTTGATCTGGGATTATTAAGCTTAGGGCTTATTGGCGTAGGCTATATTTTATACTTTTATTCTACAATTCACGGTGAGCAGATGTCCCAGGGGATGACCAGAGACTATATTTTTGCAGTGATCACTATCCTACTCCTGATAGAAGCGGCACGGCGTTCAATCGGTTTTTTCATCCCTGTTCTTAGTGTCCTGGCCATACTATACGCGTTGTTTGGTCCTTATCTTCCAAGTATGTTTGCGCATGCAGGATTCTCGATTGAGAGACTATTGTATCGCATGTATATGACCACAGAAGGTGTCTTCGGGTTGACGCTTTCCATTGCCTCTACCTATATTGTGCTCTTTATTTTGTTCGGTGCTTTTTTAGGGGCGAGTGGGGCTTCAAGATTATTTAATGACTTAGCGATTGCCATTGCAGGACAAAGACGAGGAGGGCCTGCTCAAGTTGCCGTGTTATCTAGTTCTTTAACAGGGTCCTTGAATGGGAGTGCTGTCGCGAACGTAGCCACAACGGGGAGTTTTACCATCCCTTTAATGAAAGGCATTGGATTGAAACCTCGCTTTGCTGGTGCGGTAGAGGCAGCCGCTTCAACTGGGGGAATGATGATGCCTCCGATTATGGGGGCAGCCGCTTTTATTATGGCTGGATTTTTGGGTATATCGTACTTAGTTGTTATTTTAGCAGCGATTATTCCGACTATTCTGTACTACGTTTCCTTGATGATTAGTATTGACTTAGAAGCGAAGAAGCAAGGTCTGAAGGGTATGAGTAAGGAATCTATCCCTCAGGTATGGGAGGTCCTTAAGGAAAGGGGCATGCTTCTTCTCCCGATTATGATTGTCATTGGATCGCTTCTGATGGGGAGAACCCCGCTTTATGCTGGGTTTGCGGGTATCGTTTCAGTGATTGTCGCAAGTTGGTTAACCAAGAACAAAGACAATCGCATAACCTTATCGAAGGCGTGGCAAGCGTTAGTAGATGGAGCCAAAGGAACGATACAAGTTGGGATAGCCTGTGCCTCCATCGGTATTATCATTGCTGTCGTGACAATGACGGGATTAGGTTCAGCGATCGCTTATAATGTCTTGGCTCTCTCAGGTGGCGTCAAGTTTGTTATCCTCCTGCTCGTCATGCTCACCTGTATTGTCCTAAGTATGGGTTTACCGTCAACGGCGTTATACATCGTCGTTGCTGTGACAGCAGCACCAGCACTAATCGAAGCAGATATTCATCCTGTTGCTGCTCACTTCTTCGTTTTTTGGTTCGGCGTACTGTCTAATATTACACCGCCTGTGGCATTAGCGTCTTATACGGCGGCTGGTATAGCTGGAGCTGACGCCATGAAAACATCATGGACAGCACTAAGGTTAACGTTACCAGGTTTCATCATTCCGTTTATGATCGCTTATAATCCAGTGATGGTCATGCAGTCTGAATCAGGGGGTTCAGCTTCCCCAGTTGAAGTGATATTAACGCTTGTGACAGGGTTAATAGGGGTATTTGCCCTATGTGTTGCGGTCAATAATTACCTTTCTAGAACACTGTTCATCTATGAGAGAATCGGCTTTGCATCAGGGTCTTTTTTACTCATTAAACCAGGACTGATGACGGATATGACAGGTTTCGCTATCACAGGTGTGTTACTCCTTATTCACTGGATGAGCACAAAGCGAAAAACGGATATAGACGATAGCGCAATGACAACTGAAACGTCATCTTAAGTAGGGGGGCGAACAATGACATATGATTGTAAGGAAAAAGGTATCGCATCAAGTATATGAAGAGCTTGTCAAAATGATCAAAAATGGGACCCTGCCGCCAAATAGCAAACTCCCCTCTGAAATGGAATTGGCTAAGATGTTTGGGGTAAGCCGTTCACCTATCAGGGAGGCTCTGAGTGTATTAGCTGCCAGTGGTTTAATAGAATCACGGCAGGGCGGGGGCAGTTGGGTGAGAGAGATCAATCTTGTTAATATGCTTGAGAAAGTCACGTTTGAGATGGTTGAAATACAAGAAGTACACCAATTGCTAGAGATGCGCATGATCATCGAGACAGAAGCAGCAGCGCTAGCGGCACAACGCTATCAGGCGGAAGATTTATATCAACTTCAAAGTGCATTAGAGGCTTTTCGGCAAACGATTCACGATGAGCACAACATTGGCTATCATGCAGACTTTGAGTTTCATCGTGTCATCGTCAAAGCTTCGTATAATCCATTTTTGGTCCAAACCATAGATCATTTAGCAGACTTACATCGGAAAGCACTCAGCTTTTCCTTGAAGAAAAATCTTGGCATACCTAGAAAAAGAGAAGAAGTAGTCAAGGAACATGAAGCGATCTATGAAGCGATAAAAGAACGAGATACGGATAAAGCACGCAAAGCGATGAAGCATCATCTCACAGTGGTACGTCTCAAACTGGGGGATACGAGTATCTCTCAGTAAAGGAGTAGAAGCGAAGATATCAAGTACACACATAAAGTGTGTGTGTAAGTATATGGAGTGGTATTTTATGAAAGTGATTACAACAACGGTGATTAATGAGCTCCATTCCATTATATCGGAACCAGAGCGAGTATTAACGGATGAGGCAGACCGCTATAGCTACGCCTTTGATGCTTCATTCGGTGTATATCTGCCCGACGTCGTGGTTCAACCCAAGTCCGCGCAAGAAGTGGCTCAGGTTATGAAAATAGCAAATCAACACCTTATTCCCGTGTACCCCAGAGGACAAGGCACTAGTTTAAGCGGGGGGCCTCTACCGGTGAAAGGTGGCATTGTTCTTGATGTAGCGCAGTGGAATCAGACCTTAGACATTGACACTGACAATATGCTGGCTGTGGTCTCTCCCGGTGTGTTAACGGCTCATATTAATCAAGCGGCTCAAGAATATGGGTTGATGTACCCCCCAGATCCCTCTAGCTCCCATGTATCCACCATCGCAGGCAATCTTGCTGAAAATGCTGGAGGACCTAAGGGACTCAAGTATGGTGTGACCAAGGATTATGTCATAGGGCTAGAGGTTGTCACACCTGAGGGAGAGATTATTCGTACAGGCGGAAAAACAGTCAAAAATGTGACCGGCTACGATTTGACTAAACTTATCGTAGGTTCAGAAGGCACGCTAGGCGTGATCACAGAAGCGACTTTACGTTTGATGCCTCAACCTCCAGCTTCACAAACGCTGATGGCTATGTTTGAGGACATTGTCGATTCAGGAACTGCCATATCTAAAATTCTAAGTGCCGGTATCATCCCGGCCAAGATGGAGCTGATGGACCAGGCTTCTATTGTGGCTGTTGAGGAATATGAACCTCTGGGATTACCCACTGACGTTGAGGCACTGCTACTCATTGAATTAGATGGACACCCACAAGCGATTGCAGAGGAAATGACACAGGTACAAACCTTATGTCAGGAAGTGGGGGCACGACAAACAAAGATAGCAAACGATACAGAAGAAGCACAAGAATTGTGGCGGGCGAGAAAGCTCGTATCGCCAGCGATCGTACGTGTGAAACCGACCAAGATATCGGAGGATGCGACCGTGCCACGAAGTAAAATCCCCGATATGTTCCGGCGCTTAAAAGAAATCAAAGAGAAATACCAGGTAGACCTCGTTGTCTTTGGGCATGCGGGTGATGGTAATTTACACCCCAATATCATTGCCGATAAGAGAGATAATGAAGAGATGCAACGCGTTGAACAAGCGGTTGGCGAGATTTTTGAAGCGGCTGTTGCACTGGGTGGTACTTTATCAGGTGAGCATGGTATCGGAACGATGAAAGCCCCGTTTATGGAATTGGAGCTGGGAAAGGTAGGGTTGGACATGATGAAGAGAATTAAGCAAAGCTGGGACCCCAATAACATCTTAAACCCGGGTAAAATTTTTCCCGAACCGGGACAGAAATTAGTGTTGCGTGATGAATAATAAAACACACACAGAGACAGGGCATACATCACTCGCCTATGAAGAAACATTTGATTGCGTGCAGTGTGGCTACTGTCTGCCCGCATGTCCAACCTACCAAACGATGCGAAAAGAAACACACTCTCCGAGAGGTCGTATTAACCTGGTGAAGATGGCTGCAGAAGGTAAAGTCTCTCTTTCTCAGTTACAAGAACCGATTGATTTATGTTTAGGCTGCCGAGCTTGTGAGACAGCTTGTCCAACGAATGTTCAGTACGGTACGATATTAAACTCTGCCAAAGAGGCCATACAGAAGGAAAAGAATAAAAGTATGGGTGGTATGACAAAATGGTTAAGCCATGCAATGTTTAAGCAAGTCTTACCGAACGCTACTGCCATGGGCGTATTGAGAACAGGACTGTACGCCTACCAACGATTAGGGATACAGTCTCTAGCCCGTCAGACGGGTCTTTTACCAAAGATGTTGCCCGAAAGCCTCGCTACATTTGAACGTATCACACCACAGGTTGATACTGGGTCAAGCCCAGCAAAGCGACCAAAGAAACTCCACCCTAAAGGAAAAAGAGCGTATAAAGTGGGCTTTTTTACA contains:
- a CDS encoding TAXI family TRAP transporter solute-binding subunit produces the protein MLLTKKKGSYILICLLILSLMAACGSGETGGSGGNQFITIATATTGGTYYPIGVGMGNLWSEMLEEEGIKATGQSSAGSVENIDLLRNGEAEFAILQGLIGAQAYTGTGNFEGNAYDGLRTVSMLWPNVEHFVLMESAIETGTIADIEGASFSVGPQASGTEQSTLVIMEALGLTKDDISPEYLGYDDTISAMRDGRLEGGSLPAGTPVAAITDMYASGVDASVLNVTDEQIEAVNNIYDTWYRFDIPSGTYPGVEEEIHTIAQPNLLAVSGDLDEETVYLLTKTLYENLDYIYEVHNSAKNMTLETALDGLPAPLHIGAYNYFSDQGLDIPDELVPPEAE
- a CDS encoding TRAP transporter permease, coding for MNSQRDGAQADVQLDKEAGGGMRHLTGKQGHMLAFMAVALSVFSIYVNAFTNIQEIYRNAAFLGMLFMLTFLLYPATKRGSRDKFNIFDLGLLSLGLIGVGYILYFYSTIHGEQMSQGMTRDYIFAVITILLLIEAARRSIGFFIPVLSVLAILYALFGPYLPSMFAHAGFSIERLLYRMYMTTEGVFGLTLSIASTYIVLFILFGAFLGASGASRLFNDLAIAIAGQRRGGPAQVAVLSSSLTGSLNGSAVANVATTGSFTIPLMKGIGLKPRFAGAVEAAASTGGMMMPPIMGAAAFIMAGFLGISYLVVILAAIIPTILYYVSLMISIDLEAKKQGLKGMSKESIPQVWEVLKERGMLLLPIMIVIGSLLMGRTPLYAGFAGIVSVIVASWLTKNKDNRITLSKAWQALVDGAKGTIQVGIACASIGIIIAVVTMTGLGSAIAYNVLALSGGVKFVILLLVMLTCIVLSMGLPSTALYIVVAVTAAPALIEADIHPVAAHFFVFWFGVLSNITPPVALASYTAAGIAGADAMKTSWTALRLTLPGFIIPFMIAYNPVMVMQSESGGSASPVEVILTLVTGLIGVFALCVAVNNYLSRTLFIYERIGFASGSFLLIKPGLMTDMTGFAITGVLLLIHWMSTKRKTDIDDSAMTTETSS
- a CDS encoding FAD-binding oxidoreductase; protein product: MKVITTTVINELHSIISEPERVLTDEADRYSYAFDASFGVYLPDVVVQPKSAQEVAQVMKIANQHLIPVYPRGQGTSLSGGPLPVKGGIVLDVAQWNQTLDIDTDNMLAVVSPGVLTAHINQAAQEYGLMYPPDPSSSHVSTIAGNLAENAGGPKGLKYGVTKDYVIGLEVVTPEGEIIRTGGKTVKNVTGYDLTKLIVGSEGTLGVITEATLRLMPQPPASQTLMAMFEDIVDSGTAISKILSAGIIPAKMELMDQASIVAVEEYEPLGLPTDVEALLLIELDGHPQAIAEEMTQVQTLCQEVGARQTKIANDTEEAQELWRARKLVSPAIVRVKPTKISEDATVPRSKIPDMFRRLKEIKEKYQVDLVVFGHAGDGNLHPNIIADKRDNEEMQRVEQAVGEIFEAAVALGGTLSGEHGIGTMKAPFMELELGKVGLDMMKRIKQSWDPNNILNPGKIFPEPGQKLVLRDE
- a CDS encoding DUF4269 domain-containing protein translates to MTNPVFTPINSLRRGNPTQRDAYKVLESLGVMHDFATYNPILCGTIPIGINVDTSDLDIIMEVPKHQFQVFEEKLLEYYADKEDFTIKRTTIRGQSVIKANFCYHGFDFELFGQPQPVQQQYAYLHMVIEHHILKEAPELKSQIINLKKQGLKTEPAFCQVLGLRGDPYERLIEYGRQRGMI
- a CDS encoding FadR/GntR family transcriptional regulator, which encodes MIVRKKVSHQVYEELVKMIKNGTLPPNSKLPSEMELAKMFGVSRSPIREALSVLAASGLIESRQGGGSWVREINLVNMLEKVTFEMVEIQEVHQLLEMRMIIETEAAALAAQRYQAEDLYQLQSALEAFRQTIHDEHNIGYHADFEFHRVIVKASYNPFLVQTIDHLADLHRKALSFSLKKNLGIPRKREEVVKEHEAIYEAIKERDTDKARKAMKHHLTVVRLKLGDTSISQ
- a CDS encoding Bcr/CflA family efflux MFS transporter; its protein translation is MLQNPTGKERLGLALLLGMLAVLGPLNIDMYLPSFLDIAEDFGARASQVQLSLTACLLGLAVGQVFIGPISDAQGRRKPLLISISLFALSSILCAVAPNITTLILARFLQGFTASAGIVLSRAVVRDVFSGRALTKFFALLMVINAVAPLAAPVAGGAILALPFASWHTIFYFLGFLGVLIVLVVATRLQETLPPEKRIPSTIGETIRTMGSLLKDRSFIGYALTVGFIHGGSFAYVAGTPFVYQDIYGVSPQVFSVLFGINGIAIITGSFIIGRFGGIIHERSLLRAAVMIAVSATSLLLFMTIIEGPLAMLVIPIFIYMTSMGMILTSSFTLAMQNQAHRAGSASAVLGTFPLLLGSIVAPLVGINEASAIPMGATLFLTASIGAIAFFKLTKQVQVQTDEP
- a CDS encoding aldehyde dehydrogenase family protein — its product is MQHHYHQLLQQQKQYFHNGHTKEVTFRIRQLKNLKKALQQNEKAIMKALRQDLNKSEFEAYLTEVGFLYKEINEAIKNVKNWSKPHKVKTTLTHMGAKGVIYPEPYGVSLIISPWNYPVNLTIAPLIGAISAGCCAIVKPSEQTPHTSHALTQIINNTFDPEYIVAVEGAVQTSEALLELNFDHIFFTGSEAVGKIVMEKAAQHLTPVTLELGGKSPTVVHHDAQLDMAAKRLAWGKWTNAGQTCVAPDYLIVHQQVKAPLLKALVHHIQALYGTNVLENEDYPMIVNDQHVERLSHYLGEGDIYYGGEMDKEKRVIGPTIIENVSWDSSVMRDEIFGPILPVFVYEHEQDVIEMIRKRPHPLALYLFTESDSMVQYINSQFQFGGGCVNDVLYHLGTSQLPFGGVGSSGMGAYHGKHSFDAFTHHKSLLHQSTKFDIPLRYGQMKAALNILKKLIK